The following proteins come from a genomic window of Natronosalvus vescus:
- the nirK gene encoding copper-containing nitrite reductase codes for MTITLGSARRQFLKGIGGGSALFFASQVTQDDDDDGYDADREDELDSPEDTDVDRIAADPTDVPDPVDWDEPRYHEITMTSEEYVAEVEPGVTFRYMTFDGQVPAPLIRVRRGDTVHLTFEVPDDLNIDAHNVDFHAVYGPGGGAEDTTLAPGDDPAKIEFSAEYPGIFIYHCAVPNMDQHISAGMFGAILVEPEDGLPSVDRELYFGQHELYTNGDPGQEGHHQFDFGAMADEDPTYVLTNGEAYAYAQDGPYGPVDVEKGERIRIFFANGGPNLTCSWHAIGNVWETYYRDGSFASEPDRYVETTPVPPGTVSAAEIETPVPGPIHLVDHALSRVVRKGNLATLEVDGDAEPDIYNPDP; via the coding sequence ATGACCATCACATTGGGTTCGGCTCGAAGACAGTTCCTGAAGGGAATCGGCGGCGGGAGTGCGCTGTTTTTCGCGAGCCAGGTCACGCAAGACGACGATGACGACGGGTACGATGCCGACAGGGAGGACGAACTCGATTCGCCAGAAGACACTGACGTCGACCGCATCGCGGCGGATCCGACCGACGTTCCGGATCCGGTGGACTGGGACGAGCCACGATACCACGAGATCACGATGACGAGCGAAGAGTACGTCGCGGAGGTCGAACCTGGCGTAACCTTCCGATACATGACGTTCGACGGTCAGGTTCCCGCGCCGTTGATCCGCGTCCGCCGGGGCGATACGGTTCACCTCACGTTCGAAGTGCCCGACGACCTGAACATCGACGCCCACAACGTCGATTTTCACGCGGTGTACGGGCCTGGCGGGGGTGCCGAGGACACGACGCTTGCGCCCGGCGACGACCCCGCCAAAATCGAGTTCAGTGCCGAGTACCCGGGGATCTTCATCTACCACTGCGCGGTGCCGAACATGGATCAGCACATCAGCGCGGGCATGTTCGGGGCGATCCTCGTCGAACCGGAAGACGGACTGCCGTCGGTCGATCGAGAACTCTACTTCGGCCAGCACGAACTGTACACGAACGGCGACCCCGGCCAGGAAGGCCACCACCAGTTCGATTTCGGCGCGATGGCCGACGAAGACCCGACGTACGTGTTGACGAACGGGGAAGCATACGCCTACGCCCAGGACGGGCCGTACGGCCCAGTCGACGTGGAGAAAGGCGAACGCATCCGGATCTTCTTCGCCAACGGCGGCCCGAACTTGACGTGTTCGTGGCACGCAATCGGGAACGTCTGGGAGACCTACTATCGGGACGGAAGCTTCGCGTCAGAACCGGATCGGTACGTCGAAACAACGCCAGTGCCCCCCGGAACGGTCTCCGCCGCCGAGATCGAGACACCCGTCCCCGGGCCAATACACCTCGTCGATCACGCCCTCTCGAGAGTCGTTCGGAAGGGGAACCTGGCGACCCTCGAGGTAGACGGGGACGCAGAACCGGACATCTACAATCCCGACCCGTGA
- a CDS encoding ribose 1,5-bisphosphate isomerase: MTSETPDVAPSVESTAVDIADMEIRGAATIADAAAAALAAQAKASDAESTEAFRAELEAAATTLYETRPTAVSLPNALRYVLRGMDGETAAEMRAATINRAEQFRDDLEAAQETLGSVGANRLRDGDVVMTHCHSTDALACVEAAIEDGKHIEAIVKETRPRLQGHITARELRAMGVPVTLVVDNAARRYLDEADHVLVGADSIAADGSVINKIGTSGLAVNARERGVPVMVAAQSIKLHPDTMTGHTVEIEMRDEREVLEADALATIADGSGDEPGTDGGLVVENPAFDVTPPRHVDAIVTEHGQYPPESIVMLMRELFGETTTDPWTQ; this comes from the coding sequence ATGACCTCCGAAACGCCCGACGTCGCTCCGAGCGTCGAATCGACGGCCGTCGACATCGCCGACATGGAGATCCGCGGCGCTGCCACCATTGCTGACGCTGCTGCAGCTGCCCTCGCTGCTCAAGCAAAGGCTTCGGATGCCGAGAGCACCGAGGCGTTCAGAGCGGAACTCGAGGCGGCAGCGACGACCCTCTATGAAACGCGCCCGACAGCAGTTAGCTTGCCGAACGCGCTCCGGTACGTCCTGCGCGGAATGGACGGGGAAACGGCCGCTGAGATGCGTGCGGCGACGATCAACCGCGCCGAGCAGTTTCGGGACGATCTCGAGGCCGCCCAGGAAACCCTCGGCAGCGTCGGTGCCAACCGGTTGCGGGACGGCGACGTCGTCATGACCCACTGTCACTCGACGGACGCCCTCGCCTGCGTGGAGGCGGCTATCGAGGACGGTAAACACATCGAAGCCATCGTCAAGGAAACCAGACCCCGTCTCCAGGGACACATCACCGCCCGGGAGTTGCGCGCGATGGGCGTCCCGGTGACGCTCGTCGTCGACAACGCCGCCCGCCGGTACCTGGACGAAGCCGATCACGTGCTCGTGGGTGCCGACAGCATCGCCGCCGACGGCAGCGTCATCAACAAAATCGGGACGAGCGGACTCGCGGTCAACGCCCGTGAGCGCGGTGTTCCGGTGATGGTCGCCGCCCAGTCGATCAAACTCCACCCGGATACGATGACGGGCCACACCGTCGAAATCGAGATGCGCGACGAACGGGAGGTGCTCGAGGCGGACGCCCTCGCGACCATTGCCGACGGTTCCGGGGACGAACCAGGTACCGACGGGGGGCTGGTCGTCGAAAACCCGGCCTTCGACGTCACACCGCCGCGCCACGTCGACGCCATCGTCACCGAACACGGACAGTACCCTCCGGAGAGTATCGTGATGCTCATGCGCGAGTTGTTCGGGGAGACGACGACCGATCCCTGGACGCAGTAA
- a CDS encoding AIR synthase family protein: protein MPGKVHPDALIEHVFGRTGEADDTVLLGPAEGEDAAAIDWPGGTLVVSSDPISLAAAEVGTLGVHIACNDVAASGADPRWLTTVLLLPTESDDATLETITRDLDAAARTIGATIVGGHSEYVDALERPLVSLTALGAADRVVPTGGAEPGDHVIMTKAAAIEGTAILAADFGDQLGIDEALRTRGEAFLEEISVVPDARAVRSFATAMHDPTEGGVITGLLELARASDVDLIVDRAAVTVREETATLCGAADVDPLAIFGSGALLATVPETDLDDCLEALEAADIEAASIGTVRARAGETPTLALDGESIVDPVTDELYPLWEAADAGD, encoded by the coding sequence ATGCCCGGCAAAGTTCACCCTGACGCACTCATCGAACACGTGTTCGGACGCACCGGCGAGGCCGACGACACCGTCCTCCTGGGACCCGCAGAGGGTGAAGACGCTGCGGCCATCGACTGGCCCGGCGGCACCCTCGTGGTGAGTTCGGATCCGATCTCCCTCGCCGCCGCCGAAGTCGGCACCCTCGGCGTCCACATCGCCTGCAACGACGTGGCCGCCTCCGGAGCCGATCCGCGCTGGCTGACGACCGTGCTGCTGTTACCAACAGAGAGCGACGACGCCACCCTTGAGACCATCACCCGCGATCTCGACGCGGCCGCCCGCACGATCGGCGCGACGATCGTCGGCGGTCACTCCGAGTACGTCGACGCCCTCGAGCGCCCGCTCGTCTCGCTCACGGCCCTCGGCGCGGCCGACCGCGTCGTCCCCACGGGTGGAGCCGAACCTGGCGATCACGTCATCATGACGAAAGCCGCCGCCATCGAAGGGACGGCGATCCTGGCGGCCGATTTCGGCGACCAACTGGGCATCGACGAGGCGCTTCGAACCCGCGGGGAAGCGTTTCTCGAGGAGATCAGCGTCGTCCCCGATGCACGAGCCGTCCGATCGTTCGCGACGGCCATGCACGATCCGACCGAAGGCGGCGTTATCACCGGCCTGCTCGAGCTGGCGCGCGCCTCCGACGTCGATCTGATCGTCGACCGGGCGGCCGTCACCGTCCGCGAGGAGACGGCGACGCTGTGTGGGGCAGCCGACGTCGATCCCCTGGCGATCTTCGGTTCTGGAGCCCTGCTCGCGACGGTTCCCGAAACCGACCTCGACGACTGTCTCGAGGCGCTCGAGGCTGCCGACATCGAAGCGGCTTCGATCGGTACGGTGCGAGCACGTGCGGGAGAGACGCCGACGCTCGCCCTCGACGGCGAGTCGATTGTCGATCCGGTAACCGACGAGCTGTATCCACTCTGGGAAGCGGCGGATGCCGGCGACTAA
- a CDS encoding lactate racemase domain-containing protein produces MKLPLGNDSVAVSLPDCTVTVAQPAVTEPIDVHTAATTALEAPHGPSLADRVDPDDEVAIVVTDGTRTVPDDVLLAVLLEELADCGIAREQIMVVIGLGLHRPMTDDEIERMLGPHADLARNHDPKRTVEVGTVDGCPVKIGRPVAEADVVCSTGVVEPHQYAGFSGGAKTVVIGAGGESLIGYTHGPDVLARDGVRLGRVDGNPFREVLDRAGDLVDVDFCLNLTHGPTGVIGVSAGDHRAVVSELAATARDALAVSLEDGEFDAVVCGVGAPKDANLYQASRAATYVALGDHNPLRRGGRLVVPAALPEGAGEGTGERRFYRQLARAPDPDSLYKRLLEGYEPGAQRAFVLTRVLRDHEVFVTNSEAPGVVEECLMTAADDVGSAVEPGSNVLVVPDALNTLFVRRTSRI; encoded by the coding sequence ATGAAACTCCCACTCGGGAACGACTCCGTTGCCGTGTCGCTCCCGGATTGTACCGTTACCGTCGCCCAGCCGGCCGTGACCGAACCGATCGACGTGCACACGGCGGCCACGACGGCGCTCGAGGCACCACACGGCCCGTCGCTCGCCGACCGCGTCGACCCCGACGACGAGGTGGCCATCGTCGTGACCGATGGGACGCGAACCGTCCCGGACGACGTGTTGCTCGCGGTTTTACTCGAGGAGTTGGCCGACTGTGGGATCGCTCGCGAGCAGATTATGGTCGTGATCGGCCTCGGTCTCCACCGACCGATGACGGACGACGAGATCGAGCGGATGCTCGGCCCCCATGCGGATCTCGCCCGAAACCACGACCCGAAGCGGACGGTCGAGGTGGGGACGGTCGACGGCTGCCCAGTCAAGATCGGAAGGCCGGTTGCGGAGGCCGACGTCGTCTGCTCGACTGGCGTCGTCGAACCCCACCAGTACGCGGGTTTTTCCGGCGGGGCGAAAACCGTCGTCATCGGGGCCGGTGGGGAGTCACTCATCGGCTACACCCACGGCCCGGACGTGCTCGCTCGAGACGGCGTCAGACTGGGGCGAGTCGACGGCAACCCGTTCCGGGAAGTTCTCGACCGGGCTGGCGACTTGGTCGACGTCGATTTCTGCCTCAACCTGACACACGGCCCCACGGGAGTCATCGGCGTCAGCGCGGGCGACCACCGCGCCGTGGTGAGCGAGCTGGCCGCGACGGCCCGAGACGCCCTGGCAGTGTCGCTCGAGGACGGCGAGTTCGACGCCGTCGTCTGCGGTGTCGGGGCACCCAAAGACGCAAACCTGTATCAGGCCAGTCGAGCCGCGACGTACGTCGCCCTCGGCGATCACAACCCGCTTCGACGGGGTGGCCGCCTCGTCGTTCCCGCCGCGCTTCCGGAGGGTGCTGGTGAGGGAACGGGTGAACGGCGATTTTACCGACAGCTCGCACGTGCGCCAGATCCCGACTCGCTTTATAAACGGCTGCTCGAGGGGTACGAGCCCGGCGCCCAGCGAGCATTCGTCCTCACACGCGTCCTCCGGGATCACGAAGTGTTCGTTACTAATAGCGAGGCTCCTGGGGTCGTGGAGGAGTGTCTCATGACCGCAGCAGACGACGTCGGTTCGGCGGTCGAACCGGGGAGCAACGTCCTCGTCGTCCCGGACGCACTCAATACGTTGTTCGTTCGCAGGACGAGTCGAATTTGA
- a CDS encoding DUF2062 domain-containing protein — protein MVRERLARYRDRVRRELLAAFREEHTPHEIAASFAIGIFITAMPSGGLGIGLFFLFVYWWSWVSKTAIFASVLVLNPLIKPAVYLASYHVGAFIFGTEPVLTVNNVHLDTVLTIVQLILVGNLIIAIVLALASYVTVYHLTQAHRKRKEERNASSISTTMSLLFSRK, from the coding sequence ATGGTTCGTGAGCGACTCGCCAGATATCGTGATCGCGTCCGCCGGGAACTCCTTGCGGCGTTCCGGGAGGAGCACACGCCACACGAGATTGCGGCGAGTTTCGCGATTGGAATCTTTATTACTGCGATGCCCAGCGGCGGACTCGGTATCGGATTGTTCTTCCTGTTCGTCTACTGGTGGTCCTGGGTGAGCAAGACGGCCATCTTCGCCTCGGTGCTCGTGTTAAATCCCTTGATCAAACCGGCCGTCTACCTCGCGAGCTATCACGTCGGCGCGTTCATTTTCGGCACCGAGCCAGTTCTGACGGTGAATAACGTGCATCTCGACACCGTTCTCACGATCGTGCAGCTCATCCTCGTGGGCAACCTGATCATCGCGATCGTCCTCGCGCTCGCGAGCTACGTGACCGTCTACCACCTGACCCAGGCGCATCGGAAACGAAAAGAGGAACGGAATGCGTCCTCGATCTCGACGACGATGTCGCTGCTCTTTTCGCGGAAGTAG
- a CDS encoding cupredoxin domain-containing protein codes for MSNDSTYSRRRLLRLSGVAAVTAIVAGCTDEGPGEEDDGVPDDDVTDDETEEDNGVTDDETEEDDADDEEEDEDDETVDEDEEEDENGNGDGESIEPGTTIVFDGQTEGWEGLEPDAIEGETNPTLVLEADEEYEIGWEEGDGAAHNIEIWDEDEVVVDDLETDVTDDPDEDQFLEFTASEEMAYYVCNPHRTTMIGEIDVE; via the coding sequence ATGTCAAACGATTCTACGTACTCTCGACGGCGATTGCTACGACTCAGCGGCGTTGCCGCTGTAACTGCGATTGTCGCCGGCTGTACCGACGAAGGCCCGGGCGAAGAAGACGACGGGGTACCGGACGACGACGTGACGGACGATGAAACGGAAGAAGACAACGGTGTGACGGACGATGAAACGGAGGAAGACGATGCAGATGACGAGGAGGAGGATGAAGACGACGAAACCGTCGACGAAGACGAGGAGGAAGACGAAAACGGCAACGGCGACGGAGAATCCATCGAACCCGGCACCACGATCGTCTTCGACGGCCAGACCGAGGGGTGGGAGGGACTCGAGCCCGATGCGATCGAAGGCGAAACGAACCCGACGCTCGTCCTCGAAGCCGACGAAGAGTACGAAATCGGCTGGGAAGAGGGTGACGGTGCCGCTCACAATATCGAAATCTGGGACGAGGACGAAGTGGTCGTCGACGACCTCGAGACTGACGTCACGGATGACCCCGACGAGGATCAGTTCCTCGAGTTCACCGCGAGCGAGGAGATGGCCTACTACGTCTGTAATCCACATCGGACGACGATGATCGGTGAAATCGACGTCGAATAA